Within Phaeodactylum tricornutum CCAP 1055/1 chromosome 26, whole genome shotgun sequence, the genomic segment CTCCCCGCTCCGTTGTGTCTCGGACGGATGCACGGACAGATACCGGCATTCCAGCATTGTAGGGAATCCggaatgactgtgagtatgaTACAGTGAGTAGATTTTGGGAATGAGAAAATAACGGACAAGGAACGTCGACGGCATACCTCATTCTCCGGGTACTCTTGTGCACACGTGCGAACCTCGATCGGATCGAGGAGAACACACGTGTCTCCGTGTTCGGTCGGAATGTGGAAATATTCTTGGGAACTTGGGACGATGACGattccgacaacaacacaatACAGATTTTCAgattttcacagtcaccttGACTCTCCCGACACTTTCTGCTTTCGACCCGGAAAAAGAGCTCTAttctctagctagctctGCTGTTGCTAAGTCTGTACTCGCTATCTGCGTTTGGGCTTGCCGTCCCAGGGATTCGCGTGAAACCTGACAACTCCAATCGTCGATATACGTTGTTGCGTACACACAAAGCTGAGAGAAAGTCCAGTGGGAATATTCGTTCGTCCGTAGTGACTTGTGACTTTGTGTGGGAGTGTCCCGAGCCGACGAAAGATCACTTGGAGTGCGACGTCTCGACACCGTGGCCCTTGCACTCATTCGTGGCAGCATCGGTCATTGATTGCTGCAGAtattgactgactgactATATCATGTGGACGACAACTGGCTGCTTCCGCCATTGGATGATCCGTGCAAAGGGAGGGACCAGCGCTTCGCCAAGATCCTTGACTACTACCAATTCGCTTACTATTACTCCTCGTACGCTATGCGGCCCCGAGAGTCGTCGGTCGCTTGGACCTTTTAGTGTGCGGCGAACCCTGCCAGCGAGCAGCGTCCTCGGTTCCGACGTCGAAATGATCGCCGCCAACCACAGATGTACCGGCCGGACTGCTACGGCTATGCGTACTACTTTGTTTTCGACTACGACTACTACGACCGTGGCGACGCCGCATCGTCACCGTGCGTTCAGTACCCGCACATCCCTCACGGTCGATACGACTCGGACGCGGCCCCACACCAACGAACCGAGCAGCGCCCCCATGCAGGACGAATACGGAGCCATGGATGACAGTGGACAAACCTACACGTATCTCAATTATCCGTTGGAGAACGGACAAGTCCTCGCCGAAGCCCAACTCCGCTACCAAACCTACGGACAACTCAACGAAACACGGGATAACGTCATGGTTGTTTGCCACGCCTTGACCGGCAACGCCTCGCTACACGCCTGGTGGGGCGACATGCTCGGACCCGGGAAAGTCTTCGACACGGACAAGTATCTCGTGGTCTGTTGCAACATTCTTGGTAGTTGCTACGGCAGTACGTCACCCGTATCGATCCGCCCCGGAACGGACCAACCCTACGGACTCGACTTTCCCGACGTCAGTGTCAAGGACACGGTACGGTTGCAGCTCTGCATGCTCCGCGACGAACTCaaagtcgcttccgtccaCGCCGTTGTGGGCGGTTCCTTTGGCGGCATGCAGGCCGTCGAATTCGCCGTCCAGGCCGGATCCACCCGGGCCGCCTTTACCGACGCGCACGGACAACCCTTTTGCAAACACGTGGTGCCCATTGCCTGCGGCGCCCAGCATTCGGCCTGGCAAATCGCCATTTCTGAAGTCCAACGCCAGGCTATCTACCAGGACCCGGCCTGGCCGACGGATCCTTTCCGCGCCACGCACGGATTGCGTGTCGCCCGACAGTTGGGTATGATTTCCTACCGTACGCCGCAAGGGTACGGCAGCAAGTTTGGCCGGGAACGGCAACGTGGTCGGGGCGACGATGACACGGACGGCCCCGCCTACGGTAGTCACGCGCGTTGGCAAGTTAAATCCTATTTGGAATATCAAGGAGTCAAGTTCCTCCAACGCTTCGATCCCGTCACGTACGTCAAACTCACGGAACAGATGGACTCGCACGACGTGACACGGCAACCTGCCGGTAGTTGTCCCGGAACGGTCAGTAAGGAACAAGTGCTGGGCCATGTGACGATTCCCGTGCTCGTACTAggcattgacagtgacgtGCTGTATCCGTTGGCGGAACAACAGGAACTGGCCCGACTCTTGCCCAACGCCACGTTGGAAGTGATTCATTCGGACGACGGACACGACGGgtttttgttggaacagGAGCAAGTGGCGGCCCACATTCAACACTTTTTGACCCTCCACGAACGACCCACTACTATCTAAAGCAACAGCCGACCGAGTCACGCGTAACAGACTCTTAACGATTTTTATACACGGTGTGGCACGATTTCCGTCTAGCCGGTAGGTAGTTTACGGTATGGTGGCCGTTGTGGACCGCGACGGTCCTTCCGTCGCGAGTCCGTGACTTTGGGAATACCCGTTGACGGTGGATGGCTGCCACCCGGCGTCGGTCAAGTAGTTTGTGTAGGCGTCGGTCCAATCAAAGACTTGGACCGTCAGGGGGTAGGTCCGGGGGGTTTCCCTGGTGTCCCCACACGCGGACCCAACGTCGCCTTGGGGACACGTGGAGGCGGCGACGCGGAGGTCCGTTTCGGCGAGGAACTCTACGTAGTCACCCACCTGGACCGGGGAGGGTTTCGTAAAGTACTGATGCGTGTCCAAGGTAAAGCCGGTACACATAAAGACGTTCAGGACGTCGTGGACGTCCATTTCCGTGAGTCCGTCCCGCAGACATTGGCGAGTCAAGTTGCTGTGGCATGTCACGTGGGATTCCACCGGAGTCGTCGCGGAAGTCTGCGTGTTATCCTGGTGGGTGAGCAAACAGTGCGTGTAGGGGTCACAACGCGATCCAATCACATCGTGCACACCCgctccgtcgtcgtcccatCCGTACCGAATGGTATCGTACGTCATGGTCGCCAGGGGTCGTAAGTAGGGCATGTTACTCCAGAGTCGATCGCCGGGATTCAAGTGCGTGGCGTGGAGTTGCCGCGTTTTGGCACTGTAAAAACGTTCCCGTGGATTGTGTCGATGCCAGCAATTGAGATCGGCGACTTGTGGTCCGTGGCTGCACACGATACGGAAGAGTTGTCCCGCCGTGACGGTCCAGGACCGAGCGTCGCACGCCGGGATGAGGAATTCTTGTACGAGCCGGACTCGGCCTTGGGCGACGGCGTCACGGCCGATGGACTCGTACAGGGCGTCGCCGCCGTGTTTCGGCGGCAATTGCTCGACGGCGTAACACGGGATGGGCTTGGTCCGCCGTGCCAAGGCGCGACGATCCTCCATGGGGCAAGGGTAGGATTGAACCAAGGAATGAATCGAAAGTGAACGTGGAGACGCGGAATTAGTCGAGGAAGTGAATCCATCGGTTGTCCCGTTACGCCTCTATTGGATGTACGGGTTATTACGTTCCGTTCGGTGCCGCCCTTTCATTTTCCCACACCGCCCTGTCGTTCGGTTGTCGGTCACTGACGTCGGACGTATACGAAAGTGGATCTTTGGGAAAACACCCGACGACTCTGACTTCACCCCATCGGCACGgaagttgacagtgaatggcACCTCGGTCGTGGTCTTCCGACTCTCTTACGGAGTTTAGTGCAAACAGCCGACACGAGAGACGGAACCATGTCCCCCGAGTACGAACGAAGTTCTATGTACTCGCGGTACTTTTCCTGTACTATACGAAGTGTGGCTGGATCTTGCTTAGTCTTTCAGTACCGCTGATAAACAATTTCAGTCGTGACTTTAAGTATCGCGACCATAACTGTGAAACTCCCACAATCAAACTGGTATATTCGACGCGAGGAACTAAAAAAACGGTCGAGATCCCAAAGAAGATCACGTCACAAAACCAAATTCTCGAGTACCCAATTCGGTTCCGGCACGATCCATCCGACACCGACGCGGTTCCCAAGCACCATGGATACTCTGTCGACGGGCACCCCTGCCTATATGGCCTTGTACCCGACGCAATCGACTGATGGAGGTACGTGGGATACGCGCGCACACACGTATGTATACTGTCGGGGGAGAGGGGGTCTCCTCACTGGGGGACCGCATCCCGACACGGCACTACACACCGGTGTACCTTCTTCTCCAACATCACGGGTGGCGTGGCAGCAATGTCATCACGTCGCCATTACCCGAGCTCGTTCCATTGAACCGTTCCCACTGTAGAAGTGCCCGATTGTTCTTTACTCACACAGCCTTGCCCATTGCTGCAACCCAATTTGAACTCGTGGACCAATTCTAGTTTTGCGACTGGGGAATATCGTCCCCGATTTTCGGGCGGATACGACGCACGGGGAAATGGCGTCCTTTCACGAGTGGAAAAAGGGCAAGTGGGCCATTCTGTTTTCGCATCCGGCTGACTTTACCCCCGTTTGCACCACCGAAATTGGACGCCTCGCGCTCAAGTACGACGATTTGCAACGTATGGACTGTCTCGTGGCGACCTTGTCCGTGGATCCGGTCAAATCGCACCAAGAATGGCTCCAGGATGTCGTCGCCCACTGTGAAAACGAAATTGAAGTAAGTCGACATTCTGGGACAAATCTGTGTGCGTGTGGCGTCCTGGATCCTTTGGACTGTTCTGCTCTTGCACCAAACGAAATCAACACCCCACACTACACATCCTGGCACACAATTACATACACACTCACACCATTTACCCTCAATTTACCCAAAGGTCAAGTTTCCGATTATCGGTGACGCCGACCGTTCCATTTCCACCGCATTTGGCATGTTGGATGCGGGCAACTCGGACGAGCAGGAACTGCCCTTGACGATTCGGGCCGTCTTTATCATCAATCCGGAAAACAAGCTCATGTTGAGTTTGAATTACCCGGCCTGCGTCGGCCGCAACATGGACGAAATATTCCGGTGTGTCCAGGCCCTCCAGTTGTCGTACGAAAAGTCCATCGCGACGCCGGCCAATTGGCCCCACAATCACTCGGACATCCCCATGCCGGACGGGAGCCGCTCAGGCGACTTTGCCggttccgtctttttgttgccCATCGTGAGTGCGGAAGAGGCCGACGCTCGATATCCCGGATACCACACCTGTGATGTGCCGAGCAAAATTCCCTATTTGCGTCTCGTCAAGAAAGAGCAAGTCCAGTAAAAAGCGCATCCTCGCCGTTGGGTCAAGTATTCACAGACACTTCTTATAAATAACGTATCGATAACACGGATCCGTCTTCTTTTGTGATACCTTGTCATTGTATGGTTTTGTCGTTAGACGCCGATGCTACCCGGTTTTCGGGCGTCTGTCCTTCTGCCAGGTCTCTCTATACAAGGAAACGCGTGCCGACACTGCACACGTGAGCGACTTTTCTAGCGGAAACCTAGAACGATACGCAACTCTGGGATCGTTGGTGGGTCCATTGTGTAGATACTACACACGGACTGCGACTTTGCCTCTACAGCTCTGCAACATTTGGCAATATGGATCGCACCATGGCTCTGGTAGAAAACTTTGTACAAGGAATCCAGAAAGCGTTGGGGGCAGCGCCGGAAACCACACCGGAGCAACCGAACGAcgcaacgccgccgccatcaAAATTAGCGTTTCCCCCATCCCCACGTTGGATGCGTGCGCTCGTGAGCCAGAAACGGAATCCCTTTTCGATGCACCACGAGACGGACTGTGTGAACATGATTGCCGGTGCCACTGCAACTGCTACCAATGCTTCCATTTGTCccttgggagacgaaaacAGTCCCCCCGTATCATGGAACGCCGAGCACCGCAATCCTAAAGTCCGCAACAATCGTCCGCAAAATACTCACAAAAGGTGCGAAAACCGTTACATGAATCGCCCCAGCAAAAGAACAACCACGACGATACCTTCCAGATCAGGAGTCGGCCCAATCCGCTCTCAAGCGGTAGAAGACGTTACCGTGCATCCGTTGCAGACGGCAACCAACACGTTAGCAGCGGAAAAGAGTATTCTACTGGAGCCAAGGATTTCCGCCTCGATTGCTAATGAGGAAACTGTTATCCTTATGAGTGATTTTCTGGAACAAAACGCAGTGATTCGCGGATTTTCCAGGCAGTTAGGGCGGTGACGGCCCACCGCTCGGCATGCCTTCTATGCTCAAGCTCATTAGTTTTACAAATATAACATGTGTGTCAACAATTCAAGTATTCGCACGTAACACCCTGCAATTGTACAAAGCACAACTTTATTGCATCTCTAGCACAACTCTGTTCTTTGGACCGAAATGGCACTACACTCCATTCCCGCTAAGAAATATCACGCTCCTTGTGACCAAGCAACTTTTTTGTCTGCTTCCTTCTTCACGGTGCAATTCGAATCGCCCCGTCTCTCGTTTAACTTTATTACGCATAGACTTTACATACTTCCCGCTTGTGCTGTAGAGGTTTTCTTTCTATGTACACTACGAGTACTAATTGGTATCAACTTTGGTTTAAATTACGTTGTTGCTTTTCGCGTGTTTCCCTTCCCCAGCATAGAGAACCCGAATTCAAGCCAGTTCACTAATAATTAGCCGTGAATGCGTTTCACGTTGTGGATTCTGATTCCTGTCCTTGTAAAATGTATTCGTTCCGCATGGCGCTAGCTTCGGCCGCACGTTTGCGTTCATCCGCACTGCGGAGACCGTGAATAATACTGTCCAGTTGTTTCAGACgtacttcgtcgtcgtcgtcatcttcacTATCATCAAACAGGTTACCAATAGCCTCCGTGTTGGCAGCAAGGTCCGACTCAATGAACATGTCTTCATTACTTCTACTCTCGAAGTCTTCGATGTGGATGACTTCGTCCCTTGTCTCCGACGAATCCAGATGATGTAACGAACGTATCGGGACCTGTAAGCTACTGTCGCTGGCATTTTTTGGAGTAGATGTCGACATTACGGGGACGATTCCAGCACCCTTTGATACGACGGCTACTGGAGTATCCGTCAAAGTTTCTTTTCCGGATGGCGTCGGTAGAGCTTCAGATGCTCGCTTCTGTTGAAGGTAGTCAACCGATTCGGCATTTTGCGCATAATTTGGTTGAGCCGCCAATCGAGGACTCCCAGTACCGCGCGGTGAAGGATCACAACGTTGGACATGGAGGCGGGATTTAAAGGAGTTCAATTCGACCCCTAGCAGCTCCTGTGATGTTCGTATAGCAGCCGACGTCTGTAACGCTGCATTTAGCTGAGAGCGCAAATTTCGAGCTTTTTGAGATGGTGTCGAAGAAACTTCGGACCCGAAGGAATTAGCTTTAAAAATGCACACCGAGGGCCGAGCTCTCGATAGGGGCGGAAGTTGACTTCTAATATCCATTGTTGCCTTCTGTATAGTACTATGGGATGGGCCCGGTACGGATGCTTGGCAAACAAAATCCGTAACATCGATGATAGAGTCAGAGACTTTTTCGCGCTTCTGCTGAGCTCGTTCCAAGCGTTCATCATCGGCCACTATCATATGCTTAACGATATTGTCATATCGATTGAACAGATCATCAGGATCAACTGCTTCCACACTGCTGGAGCTTAGAGAGATGTCGTCCTTCCTACGCTCATTTCGTCCTCTGAGTCGTTCCAGGACGTGTTGAAGACGCGGAGATCGCGTAAAttccttttgtttggccTCTCTGTTAATACACTTAGCTGACTCGGGTTCATCCTCGCTCACGGAGCTGTTTTCTTGTGTAGCATTTTGGGAGAGTGAAGGAGTCTTAGATGAAGCTACTGGAAATCCTGCGTCGATCTGGGAGCAAGGAAGATTCTCCACCAAAGCTCGCATTTGCTCTACTCGAGAAAGAGTATCGAAAGCGTCTCCCCTTGCTTCGCATCGCTTGTCGGCCGGAGCCGTGTCAGTT encodes:
- a CDS encoding predicted protein yields the protein MEDRRALARRTKPIPCYAVEQLPPKHGGDALYESIGRDAVAQGRVRLVQEFLIPACDARSWTVTAGQLFRIVCSHGPQVADLNCWHRHNPRERFYSAKTRQLHATHLNPGDRLWSNMPYLRPLATMTYDTIRYGWDDDGAGVHDVIGSRCDPYTHCLLTHQDNTQTSATTPVESHVTCHSNLTRQCLRDGLTEMDVHDVLNVFMCTGFTLDTHQYFTKPSPVQVGDYVEFLAETDLRVAASTCPQGDVGSACGDTRETPRTYPLTVQVFDWTDAYTNYLTDAGWQPSTVNGYSQSHGLATEGPSRSTTATIP
- a CDS encoding predicted protein — translated: MDDSGQTYTYLNYPLENGQVLAEAQLRYQTYGQLNETRDNVMVVCHALTGNASLHAWWGDMLGPGKVFDTDKYLVVCCNILGSCYGSTSPVSIRPGTDQPYGLDFPDVSVKDTVRLQLCMLRDELKVASVHAVVGGSFGGMQAVEFAVQAGSTRAAFTDAHGQPFCKHVVPIACGAQHSAWQIAISEVQRQAIYQDPAWPTDPFRATHGLRVARQLGMISYRTPQGYGSKFGRERQRGRGDDDTDGPAYGSHARWQVKSYLEYQGVKFLQRFDPVTYVKLTEQMDSHDVTRQPAGSCPGTVSKEQVLGHVTIPVLVLGIDSDVLYPLAEQQELARLLPNATLEVIHSDDGHDGFLLEQEQVAAHIQHFLTLHERPTTI
- a CDS encoding predicted protein; the encoded protein is MDTLSTGTPAYMALYPTQSTDGVLRLGNIVPDFRADTTHGEMASFHEWKKGKWAILFSHPADFTPVCTTEIGRLALKYDDLQRMDCLVATLSVDPVKSHQEWLQDVVAHCENEIEVKFPIIGDADRSISTAFGMLDAGNSDEQELPLTIRAVFIINPENKLMLSLNYPACVGRNMDEIFRCVQALQLSYEKSIATPANWPHNHSDIPMPDGSRSGDFAGSVFLLPIVSAEEADARYPGYHTCDVPSKIPYLRLVKKEQVQ